One Alicyclobacillus acidoterrestris DNA window includes the following coding sequences:
- a CDS encoding stage V sporulation protein D: protein MRVTRGMMRRRLVWLLLLLLLAIAALAGRLVFVQILQNKWLSTKAQNLWQRTVPLSGTRGSILDSAGQPLTYTASAPSVLVVPAQVKDKEGTARKLAPILGMSEDKVLATLKKHSSIEYLRPGGRKISEQQVQQIRDLKLSGIYITEDGKRAYPYGDLAAQVLGITGSENQGLTGIEKEYDSQLTGGKGGITFYAKANGELLPGQGESVEPATDGDDVKLTLNLQIQQYVQREIEQAVAEYNPDSVTAIVEDPQTGAIEAMANYPTFQPADWQDYPSSTYNRNLAIWQTFEPGSTFKIVTLSAAMQENKVNLKDGFYDPGYYEVAGHRIRCWKAGGHGSETFLNVVENSCNPGFIALGERLGKTTLFSYIKKFGFGQKTGIDLPGEGNGILFKESKVGPLELATTAFGQGVSVTPIQQVMALGAVANGGKLMKPYVVQDVQDHDTGQVVSETKPTVVRQVISSNTAAQVRSALESVVAQGSGGKAFKPGLRIAGKTGTAQVAKNGRYESGHYIVSFIGMAPANNPKLIAYIAIDNPHPKNGVVFGGVIAAPIVGNILADGLEELGVEPTTNGIPKKYKYGDAIPVEVPNFVGLSLKDAKQLALQNTSNLRVQIQGTGNTVVAQSPAGGSTVDEGSTIRLILGDGPAQTSIDKKKQNQ from the coding sequence GTGCGAGTGACTCGTGGAATGATGCGGCGCCGGTTGGTGTGGCTTCTGTTGCTATTACTGTTGGCCATCGCGGCATTGGCTGGTAGACTCGTGTTTGTTCAGATTTTGCAGAATAAGTGGCTGTCCACAAAGGCGCAGAACCTGTGGCAACGGACGGTTCCGTTATCGGGCACACGCGGGAGCATTCTCGATAGCGCGGGCCAGCCGCTGACGTACACCGCGTCGGCGCCATCCGTGTTGGTCGTGCCTGCCCAGGTGAAGGACAAGGAGGGGACGGCGAGGAAGCTCGCGCCGATTCTCGGCATGTCGGAGGACAAGGTCCTCGCCACCTTGAAGAAGCATAGTTCGATAGAGTATCTGCGACCAGGTGGACGCAAAATCAGCGAGCAACAAGTGCAGCAAATTCGCGATTTGAAACTTTCCGGCATCTACATTACCGAAGATGGAAAACGCGCGTATCCATACGGCGACCTAGCGGCGCAGGTACTGGGTATCACGGGTTCCGAGAACCAGGGCCTCACCGGAATTGAGAAAGAGTACGACAGTCAATTGACGGGTGGCAAGGGCGGCATTACGTTTTACGCCAAGGCGAACGGCGAATTGTTGCCGGGGCAAGGCGAGTCAGTGGAACCAGCAACGGATGGCGACGACGTCAAATTGACGCTCAATCTGCAAATTCAGCAGTACGTGCAGCGAGAAATTGAACAAGCCGTCGCGGAGTACAATCCAGACAGCGTCACCGCGATTGTCGAAGACCCGCAAACCGGTGCGATTGAGGCGATGGCGAATTATCCTACGTTTCAACCCGCAGATTGGCAAGACTACCCGTCGTCTACCTATAATCGCAATCTCGCCATTTGGCAGACGTTTGAGCCGGGGTCGACGTTTAAGATTGTGACGTTATCTGCTGCTATGCAAGAGAATAAGGTCAATTTGAAGGACGGCTTTTATGATCCGGGCTACTATGAAGTCGCAGGTCACCGCATCCGTTGTTGGAAGGCTGGCGGCCATGGATCAGAGACGTTCCTCAACGTCGTGGAAAACTCTTGTAACCCTGGCTTTATCGCCTTGGGCGAACGCCTGGGCAAAACGACGCTTTTTTCGTATATTAAAAAGTTCGGATTTGGCCAGAAGACCGGCATCGACCTGCCTGGCGAAGGCAACGGTATCCTCTTTAAGGAGAGCAAAGTCGGTCCACTGGAACTGGCGACAACCGCATTTGGTCAAGGCGTCTCGGTGACGCCAATTCAACAGGTGATGGCGCTTGGCGCCGTGGCCAATGGCGGCAAGCTGATGAAGCCGTACGTCGTACAAGACGTGCAAGACCACGATACGGGTCAAGTCGTTTCCGAGACGAAGCCGACGGTGGTGCGGCAGGTGATTTCCAGCAACACGGCGGCGCAGGTGCGCAGCGCGCTCGAAAGTGTCGTGGCGCAGGGCAGCGGTGGCAAGGCGTTCAAACCCGGTCTGCGCATTGCCGGCAAGACGGGGACCGCGCAGGTCGCCAAGAATGGGCGTTACGAGTCAGGCCACTACATCGTCTCGTTTATTGGCATGGCACCTGCGAACAATCCGAAGTTGATCGCTTACATCGCCATTGACAACCCGCATCCGAAAAACGGCGTGGTATTTGGCGGCGTGATCGCGGCGCCAATTGTTGGTAACATCCTCGCCGACGGCCTGGAAGAGCTCGGGGTCGAGCCGACGACGAATGGGATTCCGAAGAAATACAAGTATGGCGATGCTATCCCTGTGGAAGTTCCGAACTTCGTGGGACTCAGTTTGAAAGATGCGAAACAATTGGCGCTGCAGAACACTTCGAACCTGCGTGTTCAAATTCAAGGTACCGGTAACACCGTGGTTGCGCAGTCGCCGGCGGGGGGGAGCACGGTCGATGAGGGATCGACCATCCGCTTGATTTTAGGAGACGGCCCGGCACAGACGTCGATTGACAAGAAGAAGCAAAACCAATAG
- a CDS encoding peptidoglycan D,D-transpeptidase FtsI family protein translates to MPTYNSGWKSNRNQPKRKSSRNKKRMWALQGSLVLALSVVLWRVYDVQKVYGKQLKGDEAKAVDANTTLLAQRGSILDAQGNSLAFDVSASYVDIETTDLKKYLPSAASILAPILGSSVDDVTKLLSTDAAWVRLPQPVLASTKSKLQAVFAKHAWAPNDKATNWSGEITFTPTEERKYPFKDFAANTLGYVQGGSGEAGVEYEYNQELAGQNGSLSYQRDSEGFPLPGSVHVTKPAKPGDSVQLTLDENIQGFVENVMDQIVQKYRPQNAAIIVTNPNTGAILAMSSRPTYDPNEYWKTPDALSQNWAVTSTFEPGSTFKPFVLAAALATGSVSLYQTYESGQTTIDGTTIHDWNLSGWGTLTYQQALEESSNVGFAKIAEALGWNNMNKYLNLFGFTQPTGVDLPNEGHSLLFSASNQGPVQLATSGFGQGIAVTPLQQMAAMGVIANGGKLMKPYVASKIISPDGKTIKQFEPTVVRQNFIPQSVLDEVKQTMVLDVSDPKYGLDAVAKIPGYEVAGKTGTAQVADPKTGQYYSDRFITSFMGFAPANDPKVEVYVTVDYPKTPEALTWGSSIAAPYARTIIKDCLQYYHVPPTGDVQSASEVTLSGAGKVSYVETPSIVGLSEQSAEAKLKALGLTAMFAGESGTVTKQWPAAGVQVAKGSKMYGLLSTNAGDKVAVPNLIGLSLRDATNLLAALSLSIKPTGSGFVSSQSIPAGSQIATGTTVPVTLKS, encoded by the coding sequence TTGCCAACGTACAACTCCGGTTGGAAGTCAAATCGCAACCAGCCCAAACGTAAATCCAGCCGGAACAAGAAGCGAATGTGGGCGTTGCAGGGAAGCCTCGTCCTAGCGCTGTCCGTTGTGCTATGGCGGGTATACGATGTACAAAAAGTCTATGGAAAGCAGTTGAAGGGCGACGAAGCGAAGGCTGTCGATGCCAACACCACGCTTTTGGCGCAGCGAGGTTCGATTCTCGATGCACAAGGCAACTCCCTGGCGTTCGACGTGTCTGCATCCTATGTCGATATTGAGACAACGGATTTGAAAAAGTACTTGCCGAGCGCTGCATCCATCCTCGCGCCGATTCTTGGCTCTTCCGTCGATGATGTGACCAAATTGTTGTCGACCGATGCAGCTTGGGTGCGCCTGCCGCAACCTGTGTTGGCGTCGACCAAAAGTAAGCTGCAGGCGGTGTTTGCGAAACACGCGTGGGCGCCGAACGATAAAGCGACCAACTGGAGCGGTGAAATCACCTTCACCCCAACGGAAGAGCGAAAGTATCCGTTCAAGGATTTTGCGGCGAATACACTGGGCTATGTTCAGGGCGGATCGGGCGAAGCGGGCGTAGAGTACGAGTACAACCAGGAACTGGCGGGGCAGAATGGGTCTCTCAGCTATCAGCGCGACAGCGAGGGATTTCCGCTTCCTGGCAGCGTGCATGTGACGAAACCAGCCAAGCCAGGAGACAGTGTACAGCTCACGTTGGACGAAAACATCCAGGGCTTCGTCGAGAACGTCATGGATCAAATTGTTCAAAAATATCGGCCACAAAATGCCGCGATTATTGTTACCAACCCGAATACTGGCGCCATTTTGGCGATGTCCAGCCGCCCAACCTACGACCCGAACGAGTACTGGAAGACGCCAGATGCGCTCTCGCAAAACTGGGCTGTCACGAGCACCTTCGAGCCAGGTTCCACGTTTAAGCCGTTTGTGTTGGCGGCGGCGTTGGCGACAGGCTCCGTCTCACTCTACCAGACCTATGAATCGGGTCAGACGACCATCGATGGAACGACCATTCACGATTGGAACTTATCGGGTTGGGGAACACTCACCTACCAGCAGGCGTTGGAGGAGTCGAGTAACGTCGGGTTCGCGAAAATCGCCGAGGCGTTGGGTTGGAACAACATGAACAAGTATTTGAACTTGTTCGGTTTTACACAGCCCACCGGTGTCGACCTCCCCAACGAAGGACACTCGTTGTTGTTCTCGGCTAGTAATCAGGGCCCTGTTCAGTTGGCTACCTCCGGGTTTGGCCAGGGGATCGCGGTGACGCCATTGCAGCAAATGGCGGCGATGGGGGTCATTGCGAACGGCGGCAAGCTGATGAAACCCTACGTCGCGAGTAAAATCATCTCGCCGGACGGCAAGACCATCAAGCAATTTGAGCCGACGGTCGTCCGTCAGAATTTCATCCCGCAGAGCGTCCTCGATGAAGTGAAGCAGACGATGGTGCTCGACGTGTCGGATCCAAAGTATGGTCTCGATGCTGTGGCGAAGATACCGGGGTACGAAGTGGCCGGCAAGACGGGGACCGCGCAGGTGGCTGATCCGAAAACTGGTCAGTACTACAGTGATCGTTTTATTACCTCGTTTATGGGCTTCGCACCAGCGAACGACCCAAAAGTCGAGGTGTATGTGACAGTCGACTACCCGAAGACGCCGGAAGCGTTGACGTGGGGTAGCTCAATTGCCGCGCCGTATGCGCGCACGATTATCAAAGATTGCTTGCAGTATTATCACGTGCCGCCAACAGGGGATGTCCAGTCGGCTTCAGAAGTCACGCTGTCCGGCGCCGGGAAGGTTTCGTACGTGGAGACGCCAAGCATTGTCGGGCTCTCGGAGCAGTCTGCAGAAGCGAAGTTGAAAGCACTTGGCTTGACCGCTATGTTTGCTGGAGAGTCGGGTACGGTCACGAAACAGTGGCCTGCCGCAGGCGTCCAAGTGGCCAAGGGCAGCAAAATGTACGGATTACTCAGCACAAACGCCGGGGACAAAGTCGCTGTGCCGAACCTCATCGGATTGTCCCTTCGCGACGCGACCAATCTGCTCGCCGCGCTATCGCTCAGTATCAAGCCGACGGGGTCTGGATTTGTCTCCTCGCAATCGATACCGGCGGGTTCGCAAATCGCGACAGGTACGACCGTTCCCGTCACGTTGAAGTCATAA
- the mraY gene encoding phospho-N-acetylmuramoyl-pentapeptide-transferase has product MDLRALFFTAIAAFAIALLLGPISIPILHRLKFGQSIREEGPQHHKAKAGTPTMGGVIILLAVILTTLKFAFDSLDTLMLLLATVGFGLIGFADDFIKIIKKRNLGLTAKQKLLFQGIVTILLFILLWYRQGADHSFGVHIPFSNWVVPLGIFYVLFLLIVLVGTTNAVNLTDGLDGLLSGCAIMVFAAYAFYAYWHTNYDAALFCAAMVGALGGFLAFNRHPAKVFMGDTGSLAIGGGLAMVAVLTHSELALILFGLVFVVEALSVMIQVFSYKTFGRRVFKMSPLHHHFELVGWSEWEVVLVFWLAAFICAFGTLALVSR; this is encoded by the coding sequence GTGGACTTACGAGCTTTATTTTTTACGGCCATTGCGGCATTCGCCATTGCATTGTTGCTTGGCCCGATTTCAATTCCAATCCTTCATCGACTGAAATTTGGTCAATCGATTCGCGAGGAGGGCCCACAGCATCACAAGGCGAAGGCGGGCACGCCGACGATGGGCGGCGTCATTATCCTCCTGGCTGTGATTCTCACGACGCTGAAGTTTGCTTTTGACAGCCTCGACACGCTGATGCTTTTGTTGGCGACAGTCGGGTTTGGTTTGATTGGCTTTGCGGATGACTTCATCAAAATCATCAAGAAGCGGAATCTCGGCCTCACGGCGAAGCAAAAGTTGCTGTTCCAAGGCATTGTCACGATTCTCTTGTTCATTTTGCTGTGGTACCGTCAAGGGGCAGATCACTCGTTTGGCGTGCATATCCCATTTTCGAACTGGGTGGTTCCACTTGGCATTTTCTACGTCTTGTTCTTGCTCATCGTGCTGGTCGGTACGACGAATGCCGTCAACTTGACAGACGGTCTCGACGGACTCCTGTCCGGCTGTGCCATTATGGTGTTTGCGGCATACGCGTTTTACGCATACTGGCATACCAACTACGATGCGGCGCTGTTTTGTGCGGCGATGGTCGGCGCGCTTGGCGGATTTCTCGCGTTCAACCGACATCCGGCAAAAGTGTTCATGGGCGATACGGGTTCACTGGCCATTGGTGGCGGTCTGGCGATGGTCGCCGTGCTCACGCACAGTGAACTGGCATTGATTCTGTTTGGCCTGGTGTTCGTCGTCGAGGCGCTGTCGGTGATGATTCAGGTTTTTTCGTACAAGACGTTTGGCCGCCGCGTGTTTAAAATGAGTCCACTGCACCACCACTTTGAATTAGTGGGTTGGTCGGAGTGGGAAGTCGTGCTGGTCTTTTGGCTGGCCGCGTTTATCTGTGCGTTTGGTACGCTGGCTTTGGTTTCTCGATAA
- a CDS encoding UDP-N-acetylmuramoyl-L-alanyl-D-glutamate--2,6-diaminopimelate ligase — MRLRELLQPLISYELEGNRDVDVVGIEADSRRVEPGFLFVAVPGFTVDGHDFAQQAVDKGAVALLVERRLPALDVPQVVVPNTLFASAILADVLYRHPSQHLRMVGVTGTNGKTTVTHIIRHIFESAGRPTGLLGTVGGVIGDETFAVANTTPHAVEVQGFLRKVLEKGCTHGVMEVSSHALVEGRVAGVDYDIAVFTNLSQDHLDFHGTMDAYARAKALLFARLGNTYGDTLNNCKYAIVNLDDEYASILTEATVAPVLTYGLAEAANVRASNLVLTHEGASMTVTTPSETFDVKTGLIGRFNVYNTLAAIAVALVEQIPVSSIQSALATYPGVPGRCERVDEGQPFGVFVDYAHTPDGLENVLLSIREFAKGRVICVVGCGGDRDKTKRPLMAQTALKLSDSAIFTSDNPRTEDPESILDDMEAGLPEGAVYRRLVDRREAIRAAIFDAQANDVVVIAGKGHEDYQILGRTKIHFDDREEARQALRARLSETSF; from the coding sequence ATGCGGTTACGGGAATTGCTTCAACCGCTGATATCATACGAATTGGAAGGGAATCGAGACGTCGACGTCGTGGGCATCGAGGCGGACTCGCGGCGGGTCGAGCCAGGATTTTTGTTCGTCGCGGTGCCTGGGTTCACGGTGGACGGTCACGATTTTGCTCAGCAGGCCGTAGACAAAGGCGCCGTAGCGCTCCTGGTCGAACGCCGGTTGCCGGCGTTAGACGTGCCGCAGGTCGTTGTGCCGAACACCTTATTCGCGTCGGCCATTTTGGCCGACGTACTGTATCGTCACCCTTCCCAGCACTTGCGCATGGTCGGGGTGACAGGGACCAACGGCAAGACGACGGTCACCCACATTATCCGGCACATCTTCGAGTCTGCCGGGCGGCCGACAGGGCTTTTGGGCACGGTCGGCGGGGTGATTGGGGACGAGACGTTTGCGGTCGCCAACACGACGCCACACGCTGTCGAGGTGCAGGGTTTTTTGCGCAAGGTCCTGGAAAAGGGCTGCACGCACGGCGTCATGGAAGTGTCGTCGCACGCGTTGGTCGAAGGGCGCGTGGCCGGTGTCGACTACGATATTGCGGTATTCACGAATTTATCACAAGATCACCTCGATTTTCACGGGACGATGGACGCGTATGCGCGGGCGAAAGCGCTGTTGTTTGCGCGACTTGGCAATACATACGGCGATACGCTGAACAATTGTAAATATGCCATCGTCAATTTGGACGACGAATACGCGTCGATACTCACGGAAGCGACCGTGGCCCCGGTTTTGACGTACGGGTTGGCTGAGGCTGCAAATGTGCGGGCGTCCAATCTCGTTCTGACACACGAGGGCGCGTCGATGACTGTTACGACGCCATCGGAGACATTTGATGTCAAAACCGGGCTCATCGGTCGATTTAATGTCTACAACACGCTTGCGGCCATCGCTGTTGCACTGGTTGAACAGATTCCTGTATCCAGTATCCAAAGCGCCCTTGCGACGTATCCTGGTGTGCCAGGGCGGTGTGAGCGCGTGGACGAGGGGCAGCCATTTGGCGTGTTTGTCGATTATGCACATACGCCTGACGGACTCGAGAACGTCCTGCTGAGCATTCGCGAATTCGCAAAAGGACGGGTCATCTGTGTCGTCGGCTGCGGCGGGGATAGGGACAAGACGAAGCGGCCGCTGATGGCACAGACCGCGCTCAAGTTGAGCGATAGTGCCATCTTTACGAGCGATAACCCGCGGACTGAAGATCCGGAAAGCATCCTCGACGACATGGAGGCAGGTCTTCCCGAAGGCGCTGTGTATCGACGCTTGGTGGATAGGCGGGAGGCGATTCGCGCAGCGATATTCGATGCGCAGGCAAATGACGTCGTCGTTATCGCCGGAAAAGGCCACGAGGATTACCAAATCCTCGGTCGGACTAAAATTCACTTTGATGATCGGGAAGAGGCGCGGCAAGCGCTTCGCGCACGGTTGTCCGAGACATCGTTCTAG
- the murD gene encoding UDP-N-acetylmuramoyl-L-alanine--D-glutamate ligase, whose protein sequence is MRLDITVRDQWLTRKGAVLVVGYAKSGAAAAELLTRHGFQVTVNERLARPDSDETLERLERAGVRFVFGGHPLTLADTPWQFVVKNPGIPYQMPLIAALQENHIPIFTEIEIASWFAASPFYAITGSNGKTTTTTLVGEMLAASKMHPAVAGNIGTVVSGLVDKLRAEQPVVLEVSSFQLLGTEWFHPRIAALLNFFPAHLDYHGTFEAYQAAKWRMFQNMGAGDVAVLNRDQPLVADGAKHLAPKIHWFSTEHADFDHGATVVDGHITLVKDGAPRALLPVAEMALKGHHNLQNLLAAACVAQAAGASDEAIAHVARTFQGVEHRLELVRVLDGIRFYNDSKATNPDACKQALQAFDKDVVWIAGGLDRGISFEPLEDYLRERVKAAILLGQTKEQLAATCQSAGVPDVTLVESLDEAVRAARARAKAGDVVLLSPACASWDMFTSFEVRGSMFKEAVHRL, encoded by the coding sequence ATGCGTCTGGATATTACGGTTCGTGACCAATGGTTAACGCGCAAAGGGGCGGTTTTGGTGGTCGGCTACGCCAAAAGTGGGGCCGCCGCCGCGGAGTTGCTGACACGACACGGTTTTCAGGTGACGGTCAACGAACGCCTTGCCCGCCCGGATTCCGACGAAACCCTCGAACGCCTGGAACGCGCAGGCGTTCGTTTTGTATTTGGGGGACACCCACTGACACTTGCGGACACTCCGTGGCAGTTTGTCGTCAAAAACCCCGGCATCCCCTACCAAATGCCACTGATTGCAGCCCTTCAAGAGAACCACATCCCCATTTTTACGGAGATTGAGATCGCCAGCTGGTTTGCGGCGTCGCCCTTCTATGCCATTACGGGATCGAACGGAAAGACGACCACCACCACGCTGGTCGGTGAGATGCTTGCGGCTTCAAAGATGCATCCAGCCGTCGCGGGAAACATCGGCACGGTGGTCTCTGGTCTGGTCGATAAGCTTCGCGCTGAGCAACCCGTCGTGCTGGAAGTGTCCAGTTTTCAGTTGCTTGGGACAGAGTGGTTCCATCCGCGGATTGCCGCTTTGCTGAACTTCTTCCCGGCCCACCTCGACTACCATGGGACCTTTGAGGCGTACCAGGCGGCGAAATGGCGCATGTTTCAAAACATGGGTGCAGGCGATGTGGCTGTGCTCAATCGAGATCAGCCGTTGGTCGCCGACGGGGCCAAACACCTCGCGCCAAAGATTCATTGGTTTAGCACGGAGCATGCAGACTTCGACCATGGTGCCACCGTCGTCGATGGTCACATCACGTTGGTGAAGGATGGGGCCCCGCGCGCGCTATTGCCTGTCGCCGAGATGGCGCTCAAGGGGCATCACAATCTGCAGAACTTGTTGGCGGCAGCGTGCGTGGCCCAGGCCGCAGGGGCGAGCGACGAAGCCATTGCGCATGTCGCCCGGACGTTCCAAGGCGTCGAGCACCGCTTGGAGTTGGTGCGCGTTCTCGATGGTATTCGCTTTTACAACGATTCGAAGGCGACGAACCCAGATGCCTGCAAGCAGGCGCTTCAGGCATTTGACAAAGACGTCGTCTGGATTGCTGGCGGTTTAGATAGAGGAATTTCCTTCGAGCCGCTCGAGGACTATCTGCGCGAGCGCGTCAAAGCCGCCATCTTGCTCGGCCAGACGAAAGAACAACTCGCCGCCACTTGTCAATCGGCAGGGGTGCCGGATGTGACGCTCGTCGAATCGCTCGACGAGGCGGTGCGTGCGGCTCGTGCCCGGGCAAAAGCGGGGGATGTCGTCCTCTTGTCGCCAGCCTGTGCGAGCTGGGATATGTTTACGTCATTCGAAGTCAGGGGAAGCATGTTCAAAGAAGCCGTGCATAGACTGTAA
- the spoVE gene encoding stage V sporulation protein E gives MLRSRTSSTSRNSVDFVIVGVIIMLLCLGIVMVYSASNVIAANKFDDPFFYPKRQLIWAILGIIAMFWFSRYDYHNLRKHASKIAIASFAMLVLVLIVGVNRGGSKAWLGIGSLGIQPSEFAKLGLIVFLAHMLCDAGERMQSFWRGFVPPLATAVAAVGLIMLEPDLGQSVVIMGTTLLMMFAAGTRMAHLGGFFGVGLLGFGGLVAAAPYRMQRVVAFLDPWKYPKDEGYQIIQSLYALGSGGILGLGLGNSRQKFMYLPEPQTDFIFSIIGEELGFLGGLSLLLLFGLLVWRGVRIAIYAPDEFGSLLGVGITGMIAVQVLINIGVVTGSMPATGITLPFISYGGSSLTLILSGVGILLNISKQAVFPHR, from the coding sequence GTGCTTCGATCCCGCACGTCTAGCACATCTCGAAATTCCGTTGACTTCGTGATTGTCGGTGTCATCATCATGCTTTTGTGCCTTGGCATCGTCATGGTCTACAGTGCGTCGAACGTGATTGCTGCCAACAAATTTGACGATCCCTTCTTTTACCCCAAACGCCAGCTCATCTGGGCCATTCTCGGCATTATCGCGATGTTCTGGTTCTCTCGCTACGATTACCACAACTTGCGCAAGCACGCGTCGAAAATCGCTATCGCCAGTTTCGCGATGCTCGTCCTGGTGCTGATTGTTGGTGTGAACCGGGGCGGATCGAAAGCGTGGCTGGGCATTGGGTCACTCGGCATTCAGCCTTCGGAGTTCGCGAAACTCGGCTTGATTGTCTTTCTCGCGCATATGCTGTGTGACGCGGGCGAGCGGATGCAGTCGTTTTGGCGTGGTTTCGTCCCGCCGCTCGCGACGGCGGTTGCTGCCGTGGGCCTGATAATGTTGGAGCCCGATTTGGGACAGAGTGTCGTCATCATGGGCACCACGCTCTTGATGATGTTCGCGGCAGGCACGCGCATGGCGCACCTCGGCGGCTTTTTCGGCGTCGGCCTCCTCGGCTTCGGCGGCCTCGTCGCGGCGGCACCGTACCGCATGCAGCGCGTGGTGGCGTTTCTCGACCCATGGAAGTATCCGAAGGACGAGGGCTATCAAATCATTCAATCGCTCTACGCACTCGGATCCGGCGGCATCCTCGGCCTCGGCCTCGGCAACAGCCGTCAGAAGTTCATGTACCTGCCGGAGCCGCAGACCGATTTTATTTTCTCGATCATCGGCGAGGAACTCGGTTTTCTCGGCGGACTCTCACTGCTCTTGCTGTTCGGCTTGCTCGTATGGCGCGGCGTGCGAATCGCCATCTACGCGCCGGATGAGTTTGGGTCTTTACTTGGCGTGGGCATTACTGGCATGATTGCAGTGCAAGTGCTGATCAATATCGGGGTGGTCACTGGATCCATGCCGGCCACGGGCATCACGCTGCCGTTTATCAGCTACGGCGGATCATCGTTGACCCTGATTTTGTCCGGCGTGGGGATCCTGTTGAATATTTCGAAGCAAGCGGTATTTCCGCATCGGTGA
- the murG gene encoding undecaprenyldiphospho-muramoylpentapeptide beta-N-acetylglucosaminyltransferase, producing MKVVFTGGGTGGHIYPALSLWRYMQTQDDALEAYYIGTTQGLEQSIVNQLDIPFETVEAAGLKRQISFSAVRTLLKTARGYFQAKRLLKRWRPDVVVGTGGFVTLPVIFAAHALHIPSVVWEGNARPGLTNQLCAARTSAVAISFEDSARFFAKAKRVELTGNPRASEVLQVDPAAVRAARDEYRILRDQKVILIFLGSRGSESVNEVLAKVLPRFAAHPDWRVLFVTGDKHYDRVASSVPELPHNVSLIPFIYNMPSLLPHVDLLVSRAGSSTLAEISALGIASILIPSPYVTANHQEENAKRLVAKGAAALLREQDLTEDSLFAAIEEQMGAQALREMKVAARQFGTPDAVERLYRLVMDVTR from the coding sequence ATGAAAGTTGTATTTACTGGTGGAGGGACAGGCGGGCACATTTATCCCGCCTTGTCCCTTTGGCGCTATATGCAGACGCAAGATGACGCCCTGGAGGCCTACTACATTGGTACCACGCAGGGGCTTGAGCAGTCGATTGTGAATCAGCTCGACATTCCCTTCGAAACGGTCGAAGCGGCAGGTCTCAAGCGGCAGATATCCTTCAGTGCGGTACGCACGCTTCTGAAGACGGCGCGCGGCTATTTTCAGGCGAAGCGCCTCTTGAAGCGCTGGCGCCCAGACGTCGTCGTCGGCACCGGTGGATTCGTCACGCTGCCTGTGATCTTTGCGGCCCACGCGCTACATATTCCAAGTGTCGTCTGGGAGGGCAACGCGCGCCCGGGCCTCACGAACCAACTCTGTGCCGCGCGCACGAGCGCCGTCGCGATTTCCTTTGAGGACAGTGCGCGATTTTTCGCCAAGGCCAAACGCGTGGAGTTGACCGGCAACCCGCGCGCGAGCGAAGTGCTTCAGGTAGATCCGGCGGCTGTGCGGGCGGCGCGCGACGAGTATCGCATCTTGCGCGACCAGAAGGTGATTCTCATCTTCCTTGGCAGCCGGGGTTCCGAATCGGTCAATGAGGTGCTCGCGAAGGTGTTACCGCGCTTCGCCGCGCATCCGGACTGGCGCGTGTTGTTCGTGACGGGCGACAAGCACTACGACCGAGTGGCTTCGAGCGTGCCTGAGTTGCCGCACAACGTGTCGCTCATCCCGTTTATCTACAACATGCCGAGCCTGCTTCCACACGTAGATTTGCTCGTTAGCCGCGCTGGCAGCAGCACGCTGGCGGAAATTTCGGCCTTGGGCATCGCCTCTATCTTGATTCCAAGCCCATACGTGACGGCCAATCACCAAGAGGAGAACGCCAAACGGCTCGTCGCCAAAGGAGCGGCGGCGCTTCTGCGCGAACAGGACTTGACGGAGGATTCGCTCTTCGCCGCCATCGAAGAGCAGATGGGCGCACAGGCCCTGCGCGAGATGAAGGTCGCGGCGCGCCAATTTGGCACGCCAGACGCGGTGGAGCGACTGTACCGCCTGGTGATGGACGTGACGCGGTAG